A region from the Janthinobacterium agaricidamnosum genome encodes:
- the rodA gene encoding rod shape-determining protein RodA has protein sequence MPINERRSLWRRAKPYLAVFDPPLMIIILMLLCTSLLTLYSASIGIPGKIEDHLRNIMLCFFVMWVAANVTPQMMMRIAVPAYTVSVILLVAVALFGTIKLGARRWLHIGVIDIQPSEFLKIATPLMLAWFFQHNAGALRWKSFLMAAVLLLVPVYLIARQPDLGTALLVVAAGFTVIFLAGLSWKVLAGLLITFVSCLPIAWSHLHDYQRDRVMMLIDPTKDPLGKGFHIIQSIIAIGSGGMTGKGWTHGTQAHLEFVPERTTDFIFAVYSEEFGLVGNLILMLMYLLLVGRGMMIAANAPSFFTRLLAGAITMIFFTYAFVNMGMVSGIVPVVGVPLPFLSYGGTALLTLGVATGILMSIQRHRKLVQT, from the coding sequence ATGCCCATTAACGAGAGGCGCTCGCTGTGGCGGCGCGCCAAACCCTACCTGGCGGTGTTCGATCCGCCGCTGATGATCATCATCCTGATGCTGCTGTGCACCAGCCTGCTGACCCTGTATTCGGCCAGCATCGGCATCCCCGGCAAGATCGAGGACCATCTGCGCAACATCATGCTGTGCTTTTTCGTCATGTGGGTGGCGGCCAACGTCACGCCGCAGATGATGATGCGCATCGCCGTGCCGGCGTACACGGTATCGGTGATCTTGCTGGTGGCCGTGGCGCTGTTCGGCACCATCAAGCTCGGTGCGCGGCGCTGGCTGCATATCGGCGTGATCGACATCCAGCCGTCCGAATTCCTGAAGATCGCCACGCCGCTGATGCTGGCCTGGTTCTTCCAGCATAATGCGGGCGCCCTGCGCTGGAAATCGTTCCTGATGGCGGCCGTGCTGCTGCTGGTGCCCGTCTACCTGATCGCGCGCCAGCCCGACCTGGGCACGGCGCTGCTGGTGGTGGCGGCCGGCTTTACCGTCATCTTCCTGGCCGGCCTGTCGTGGAAGGTGCTGGCCGGCTTGCTGATCACCTTTGTTTCCTGCCTGCCGATCGCCTGGTCGCACCTGCATGATTACCAGCGCGACCGCGTGATGATGCTGATCGACCCGACCAAGGACCCGCTGGGAAAGGGCTTCCATATCATCCAGTCCATCATCGCCATCGGGTCCGGCGGCATGACGGGCAAGGGCTGGACGCACGGCACGCAGGCCCACCTGGAATTCGTTCCGGAGCGCACCACCGACTTCATCTTCGCCGTGTATTCGGAGGAGTTCGGCCTGGTGGGTAATCTGATTCTGATGCTGATGTATTTACTGCTGGTGGGACGGGGGATGATGATCGCCGCCAACGCCCCCAGTTTTTTCACTCGCCTGCTGGCAGGAGCGATAACAATGATTTTCTTTACGTATGCGTTTGTCAACATGGGCATGGTCAGCGGCATCGTGCCGGTCGTCGGCGTTCCCCTTCCATTCCTCAGCTATGGCGGCACCGCGCTGCTGACCCTGGGCGTGGCCACCGGCATCCTGATGAGCATTCAGCGCC